The following proteins are encoded in a genomic region of Bubalus kerabau isolate K-KA32 ecotype Philippines breed swamp buffalo chromosome 15, PCC_UOA_SB_1v2, whole genome shotgun sequence:
- the LOC129629080 gene encoding olfactory receptor 52R1-like: MLTSGNSSSDPVSFILLGIPGLENSQFWVAFPFCAMYVVALVGNITLLHVIRTDPTLHEPMYLFLAMLAITDLVLSTSTQPKMLAIFWFHDHEIEYHACLIQLFFIHAFSSVESGLLTAMALDRYVAVCFPLHHSSILTPSVVGKLGAGVMMRGLLWVSPFCFMVSRMPFCPNQIIPQSYCEHMAVLKLVCADTRGNRAYGLFVAFSVVGFDIIVISVSYVMILRTVLQLPSSEARLKAFGTCASHICVILAFYIPALFTFLTHRFGHHVPRVVHIMLANVYLLVPPMLNPIIYGVRTKQIRDRVIQRCCGKDP; this comes from the coding sequence ATGCTGACTTCAGGGAACAGCTCTTCTGATCCTGTGTCCTTCATCCTGCTTGGGATCCCAGGATTGGAGAATTCCCAGTTTTGGGTTGCCTTCCCATTCTGTGCCATGTATGTTGTGGCTCTAGTCGGCAATATCACTCTCCTTCATGTAATCCGAACTGATCCCACCTTGCATGAGCCCATGTACCTCTTTCTGGCCATGCTGGCTATCACTGACCTGGTCCTTTCCACTTCCACACAACCTAAAATGCTGGCCATATTCTGGTTTCACGATCATGAGATTGAATACCATGCCTGCCTCATCCAGTTGTTCTTCATCCATGCCTTTTCTTCGGTGGAGTCTGGATTGCTCACGGCTATGGCCTTGGATCGTTATGTGGCTGTCTGCTTCCCACTGCATCACTCTAGTATCCTGACCCCATCTGTCGTGGGTAAACTGGGAGCAGGTGTGATGATGAGAGGGCTGTTGTGGGTGAGTCCTTTCTGTTTCATGGTGTCCAGGATGCCCTTCTGCCCCAATCAGATCATCCCCCAGTCATACTGTGAGCACATGGCTGTGCTGAAGTTGGTGTGTGCTGACACTAGAGGTAATCGTGCATATGGGCTTTTTGTGGCCTTCTCTGTGGTTGGCTTTGACATTATCGTCATCAGTGTATCCTATGTAATGATTCTGAGAACAGTGCTACAGTTACCCTCAAGTGAAGCCCGGCTCAAGGCTTTTGGCACATGTGCCTCCCATATCTGTGTCATCTTGGCTTTCTATATCCCTGCTCTCTTTACTTTCCTTACCCACCGCTTTGGACATCATGTGCCCCGAGTGGTACACATCATGTTGGCTAATGTCTATCTCTTGGTACCTCCCATGCTCAACCCCATCATCTATGGAGTTAGAACCAAACAGATCAGGGACAGGGTTATTCAAAGATGTTGTGGAAAAGACCCCTGA